A genomic region of Bactrocera dorsalis isolate Fly_Bdor chromosome 3, ASM2337382v1, whole genome shotgun sequence contains the following coding sequences:
- the LOC105223361 gene encoding uncharacterized protein LOC105223361, with protein sequence MLFRIRHLVYLVSLIACFGWSSAQILNFQCGQTTRLKRIVIRSPAQQFSSSTCQYTIRRQSTHVCQLLVRFQQFELQQPTTDSVTNTLTCTDSFTAGRFTLCGKNSGQHIYIPFEGDSMVLNFNLPSRSANWHLIVEQLECPPAPSHIADGLPPLIGGMIKDLLDLRNVFSRFISDMDLLAPAGCDQYYTEPSGVIKSFNYRDGINTHYMSNLKYTICIKQTMTANAIEYTVKKFSLSSELPSEFYNEACHPFIFTEGRQSDYLMIPNSHFADNAAVQPTYFCGQGLTAGQVVIGSRPFIMHFSSDEQWHSEETGFSIEYRTKAAA encoded by the exons TAAATTTCCAATGTGGCCAAACGACACGTCTTAAGCGAATTGTTATACGCAGTCCCGCACAACAGTTTTCTTCATCCACATGCCAGTACACGATCCGACGTCAGAGCACTCATGTTTGCCAACTACTCGTACGTTTTCAGCAATTCGAGTTGCAACAGCCGACGACCGACTCCGTTACGAATACTCTAACTTGCACCGACTCCTTCACAGCCGGACGATTTACGCTGTGTGGTAAGAATAGCGggcaacatatttatataccattTGAGGGGGACTCAATGgttctaaatttcaatttaccCTCGCGTTCGGCGAATTGGCATTTGATTGTCGAGCAGCTCGAGTGTCCACCGGCACCGAGTCATATAGCTGACGGCTTACCACCGCTCATTGGTGGCATGATCAAAGATCTGCTAGACTTGCGTAATGTTTTCTCGAGGTTCATCAGTGACATGGATTTGCTAGCGCCAGCTGGTTGTGATCAATATTATACTGAACCATCGGGCGTAATAAAGAGTTTCAATTATCGTGATGGCATCAATACGCACTATATGAGCAATCTGAAGTATACGATTTGTATTAAACAAACAATGACGGCAAATGCGATCGA atacacCGTCAAAAAGTTTTCATTGTCTTCCGAGTTGCCGTCCGAATTTTACAACGAGGCTTGCCATCCTTTCATATTCACCGAGGGGCGCCAGAGCGATTATCTTATGATACCCAATTCGCACTTTGCCGACAATGCTGCCGTTCAGCCGACGTACTTTTGTGGTCAAGGCCTTACAGCGGGTCAGGTTGTCATCG GTTCCAGACCATTTATAATGCATTTCTCTAGCGATGAGCAATGGCATTCGGAAGAGACAGGCTTCAGCATTGAATACCGCACTAAGGCGGCTGCTTAG
- the LOC105223360 gene encoding uncharacterized protein LOC105223360, with protein sequence MVPSLWNIIALVLICAHTVRCALWKDNVFYNNVNASYAYAYKPTQDMDDSSMFRQARRSAASDACTTNEGTSGTCLSRFNCMRQGGIPKGYCSTYGVCCETNLQCGQVSSSKRIIIKNPVQLPTVCQYVITPYSSNVCQLLIEFEQFELNQPTNDATLGTSTCGDRFLVGDFTLCGENSGQHIYLPYDVAAGATQVTLEFSFPTKWAQSSWNLIVTQLECPQPKKRFGASSMVMPFMGQTNLQDLRKIFSAKHSDWELLAPPGCSQYFRQPTGTIKSFGDIYYMENLHYTICIRPLPGPSVIEYTVNKFSLSSEQTDSFYDENCHPLILTDGRQNDYLMIWNAMFKDDATMQPTYFCGQALSAGQELVATAPYQMYFNSDDQWSSVETGFSISYRVKSAIS encoded by the exons ATGGTGCCATCGCTGTGGAATATTATAGCTTTAGTTTTAATATGTGCTCATACGGTGCGGTGTGCCTTGTGGAAGGACAATGTTTTTTACAACAATGTAAATGCAAGTTATGCATATGCGTATAAACCGACACAGGATATGGATGATTCGAGCATGTTTCGACAAGCACGTCGCAGTGCGGCCAGCGACGCTTGCACCACAAACGAAGGCACTTCGGGCACTTGTCTGTCGCGCTTCAATTGTATGCGTCAGGGTGGCATACCCAAAGGATATTGCAGCACCTATGGCGTGTGTTGTGAAA CAAATCTACAATGTGGCCAAGTTTCCAGCTCGAAGCGCATAATAATCAAAAATCCCGTTCAGTTGCCGACCGTGTGTCAATATGTGATTACGCCCTACAGCAGCAATGTTTGTCAGTTACTAATCGAATTTGAACAGTTCGAATTGAATCAACCGACCAACGATGCCACACTTGGCACCTCTACCTGCGGTGACAGATTCTTAGTGGGCGACTTTACGCTCTGCGGCGAAAATAGCGGTCAACATATATATTTGCCCTACGATGTTGCAGCCGGCGCCACGCAAGTTACATTGGAATTCTCTTTTCCCACGAAATGGGCACAATCCTCATGGAATTTGATCGTTACACAACTGGAGTGTCCACAGCCGAAGAAACGTTTCGGTGCCAGTAGTATGGTGATGCCGTTCATGGGTCAAACAAATTTACAAGATCTACGTAAGATTTTCTCAGCGAAACATAGCGATTGGGAATTACTAGCGCCGCCTGGCTGTAGTCAGTACTTCCGTCAACCGACCGGTACAATTAAAAGTTTCGGTGATATATACTATATGGAAAATCTACATTACACAATCTGCATACGGCCGTTACCGGGCCCTTCGGTGATCGA atACACTGTGAATAAGTTCTCCTTGTCATCGGAGCAAACTGACAGTTTCTACGACGAAAATTGCCACCCGCTGATATTAACTGATGGCCGTCAAAATGATTATCTCATGATATGGAATGCGATGTTCAAGGACGATGCAACCATGCAGCCGACTTACTTTTGTGGACAGGCTTTGAGCGCTGGTCAGGAACTAGTTG CAACCGCTCCGTATCAAATGTACTTCAATAGCGATGACCAGTGGAGTAGTGTGGAAACCGGGTTCAGCATATCATATCGAGTGAAATCGGCCATAAGTTAA